Proteins from a single region of Budorcas taxicolor isolate Tak-1 chromosome 7, Takin1.1, whole genome shotgun sequence:
- the DDX39A gene encoding ATP-dependent RNA helicase DDX39A isoform X1, with protein MAEQDVENELLDYEEDEEPQAPPESAPPPPKKDVKGSYVSIHSSGFRDFLLKPELLRAIVDCGFEHPSEVQHECIPQAILGMDILCQAKSGMGKTAVFVLATLQQIEPVNGQVTVLVMCHTRELAFQISKEYERFSKYMPSVKVSVFFGGLSIKKDEEVLKRNCPHVVVGTPGRILALVRNRSLNLKNVKHFVLDECDKMLEQLDMRRDVQEIFRLTPHEKQCMMFSATLSKEIRPVCRKFMQDPMEVFVDDETKLTLHGLQQYYVKLKDSEKNRKLFDLLDVLEFNQVVIFVKSVQRCMALAQLLVEQNFPAIAIHRGMAQEERLSRYQQFKDFQRRILVATNLFGRGMDIERVNIVFNYDMPEDSDTYLHRVARAGRFGTKGLAVTFVSDENDAKILNDVQDRFEVNVAELPEEIDISTYSKWLRQGWGAGVGGQWWGLSSPPPPHWLPPSPVCVSQLSRAGNHMP; from the exons ATGGCGGAACAGGATGTGGAAAACGAGCTTCTGGATTATGAGGAAGATGAAGAGCCCCAGGCACCTCCAGAGAGCGCTCCACCTCCCCCCAAGAAAGACGTTAAGGGTTCCTATGTTTCCATCCACAGCTCTGGCTTCCGGGACTTTCTGTTGAAGCCGGAGCTCCTGAGGGCCATAGTGGACTGTGGCTTTGAGCATCCATCAGAGG TCCAGCACGAGTGTATTCCGCAAGCCATCCTGGGCATGGACATCTTGTGCCAGGCCAAATCAGGGATGGGCAAGACAGCGGTTTTTGTGTTGGCCACTCTGCAGCAGATTGAGCCCGTCAACGGACAG GTGACGGTCCTGGTGATGTGCCACACTCGAGAGCTTGCCTTCCAGATCAGCAAGGAGTATGAGCGCTTCTCCAAATACATGCCCAGCGTCAAG GTGTCTGTGTTCTTTGGGGGCCTGTCCATCAAGAAGGATGAGGAGGTGTTGAAGAGGAACTGTCCCCACGTGGTGGTGGGGACGCCGGGCCGGATCCTGGCACTTGTGCGCAATAGGAGCCTCAACCTGAAGAATGTGAAGCACTTCGTGTTGGATGAGTGCGACAAGATGCTGGAGCAGCTGG ATATGCGGCGGGACGTGCAGGAAATCTTCCGCCTGACCCCCCACGAGAAGCAGTGCATGATGTTCAGCGCCACCTTGAGCAAGGAGATCCGACCCGTGTGCAGGAAGTTCATGCAAGAT CCCATGGAGGTGTTTGTGGACGACGAGACCAAGCTCACGCTGCACGGGCTACAGCAGTACTACGTGAAACTCAAGGACAGTGAGAAGAACCGCAAGCTCTTCGACCTCCTGGATGTGTTGGAGTTTAACCAG GTTGTGATCTTTGTGAAGTCAGTGCAGCGCTGCATGGCCTTGGCCCAGCTCCTGGTGGAACAGAACTTCCCAGCTATTGCCATCCACAGGGGCATGGCTCAGGAGGAGCG CCTGTCGCGCTATCAGCAGTTCAAGGACTTCCAGCGGCGGATCCTGGTGGCCACCAATCTGTTCGGCCGAGGGATGGACATTGAGCGCGTCAACATCGTCTTCAATTATGACATGCCTGAGGACTCGGACACCTACCTCCACCGT GTGGCCCGTGCGGGTCGCTTCGGTACCAAAGGCCTGGCCGTTACTTTCGTGTCTGACGAGAACGATGCCAAAATCCTCAATGATGTCCAGGACCGGTTTGAAGTGAACGTGGCAGAGCTTCCAGAAGAAATTGACATCTCCACATACAGTAAGTGGCTCAGACAGGGCTGGGGTGCCGGGGTGGGGGGACAGTGGTGGGGCCTATCCTCACCGCCCCCTCCTCACTGGCTTCCCCCGTCCCCCGTGTGTGTCTCACAGTTGAGCAGAGCCGGTAACCACATGCCCTGA
- the DDX39A gene encoding ATP-dependent RNA helicase DDX39A isoform X2 has translation MAEQDVENELLDYEEDEEPQAPPESAPPPPKKDVKGSYVSIHSSGFRDFLLKPELLRAIVDCGFEHPSEVQHECIPQAILGMDILCQAKSGMGKTAVFVLATLQQIEPVNGQVTVLVMCHTRELAFQISKEYERFSKYMPSVKVSVFFGGLSIKKDEEVLKRNCPHVVVGTPGRILALVRNRSLNLKNVKHFVLDECDKMLEQLDMRRDVQEIFRLTPHEKQCMMFSATLSKEIRPVCRKFMQDPMEVFVDDETKLTLHGLQQYYVKLKDSEKNRKLFDLLDVLEFNQVVIFVKSVQRCMALAQLLVEQNFPAIAIHRGMAQEERLSRYQQFKDFQRRILVATNLFGRGMDIERVNIVFNYDMPEDSDTYLHRVARAGRFGTKGLAVTFVSDENDAKILNDVQDRFEVNVAELPEEIDISTYIEQSR, from the exons ATGGCGGAACAGGATGTGGAAAACGAGCTTCTGGATTATGAGGAAGATGAAGAGCCCCAGGCACCTCCAGAGAGCGCTCCACCTCCCCCCAAGAAAGACGTTAAGGGTTCCTATGTTTCCATCCACAGCTCTGGCTTCCGGGACTTTCTGTTGAAGCCGGAGCTCCTGAGGGCCATAGTGGACTGTGGCTTTGAGCATCCATCAGAGG TCCAGCACGAGTGTATTCCGCAAGCCATCCTGGGCATGGACATCTTGTGCCAGGCCAAATCAGGGATGGGCAAGACAGCGGTTTTTGTGTTGGCCACTCTGCAGCAGATTGAGCCCGTCAACGGACAG GTGACGGTCCTGGTGATGTGCCACACTCGAGAGCTTGCCTTCCAGATCAGCAAGGAGTATGAGCGCTTCTCCAAATACATGCCCAGCGTCAAG GTGTCTGTGTTCTTTGGGGGCCTGTCCATCAAGAAGGATGAGGAGGTGTTGAAGAGGAACTGTCCCCACGTGGTGGTGGGGACGCCGGGCCGGATCCTGGCACTTGTGCGCAATAGGAGCCTCAACCTGAAGAATGTGAAGCACTTCGTGTTGGATGAGTGCGACAAGATGCTGGAGCAGCTGG ATATGCGGCGGGACGTGCAGGAAATCTTCCGCCTGACCCCCCACGAGAAGCAGTGCATGATGTTCAGCGCCACCTTGAGCAAGGAGATCCGACCCGTGTGCAGGAAGTTCATGCAAGAT CCCATGGAGGTGTTTGTGGACGACGAGACCAAGCTCACGCTGCACGGGCTACAGCAGTACTACGTGAAACTCAAGGACAGTGAGAAGAACCGCAAGCTCTTCGACCTCCTGGATGTGTTGGAGTTTAACCAG GTTGTGATCTTTGTGAAGTCAGTGCAGCGCTGCATGGCCTTGGCCCAGCTCCTGGTGGAACAGAACTTCCCAGCTATTGCCATCCACAGGGGCATGGCTCAGGAGGAGCG CCTGTCGCGCTATCAGCAGTTCAAGGACTTCCAGCGGCGGATCCTGGTGGCCACCAATCTGTTCGGCCGAGGGATGGACATTGAGCGCGTCAACATCGTCTTCAATTATGACATGCCTGAGGACTCGGACACCTACCTCCACCGT GTGGCCCGTGCGGGTCGCTTCGGTACCAAAGGCCTGGCCGTTACTTTCGTGTCTGACGAGAACGATGCCAAAATCCTCAATGATGTCCAGGACCGGTTTGAAGTGAACGTGGCAGAGCTTCCAGAAGAAATTGACATCTCCACATACA TTGAGCAGAGCCGGTAA
- the ADGRE5 gene encoding adhesion G protein-coupled receptor E5 isoform X3, translating into MGGPHGGPFLLFLVLCFLLTLSEVGSQNSKACALWCPPNSSCVNGTACRCAPGFISSSGEIFTDPLESCDDINECGPPSPLDCGGSASCQNTEGDYYCTCSPGYEPVSGPAVFRNESENTCRDKDECSSGQHRCHNSTVCVNTVGSYTCHCRQAWVPRPGFQDKQNITICEEISFPAWTAPPGIKSQRLSAFFERVQKMSRDFKPATAKKSMQDLVGSVDDLLKNSGDLESLGQSSKHVTATHLLSGLEETLRTLARAIPKGSFTYRSDDGTELSLVVQEQGKGNVTVGQSHARILLDWAVAAAAGESGPSVVGILSSQNMKKLLANASLKLDLEKLKETYESPVRGAKVTLLSAVSSVFLSNTNTEKLDSNVSFAFTLHEQPELKPRQELICAFWKNDGNGNGSWATSGCWKMGSGNGSITCQCSHLSSFAILMAHYDVEDPKLALITKVGLALSLACLLLCILTFLLVRPIQGSRTTVHLHLCICLFVGSAIFLAGIENEGGEVGTRCRLVAVLLHYCFLAAFCWMSLEGVELYFLVVRVFQGQGLRKLWLCLIGYGVPLIIVGISAGAYSKGYGREKFCWLNFEGGFLWSFVGPVTFIVLGNAIIFVITVWKLTQKFSEINPDIKKLKKVRVLTITAIAQLFVLGCTWVFGLLLFDPESWVLSYIFSILNCLQGFFLFVLYCLLNKKVREEYRKWACMVAGNRYSEFATTTSASGSSHNQTQALRPSESGM; encoded by the exons ATGGGAGGCCCCCACGGTggcccctttcttctctttctcg TGTTGTGCTTCTTGCTGACTCTGTCGGAAGTTGGATCCCAGAACAGCAAGG CCTGCGCTCTGTGGTGCCCTCCAAACTCCTCATGTGTCAATGGCACTGCCTGCCGCTGTGCTCCAGgattcatttcttcttctggggAGATCTTCACCGACCCCTTGGAGAGTTGTGACG ACATCAACGAGTGTGGCCCGCCCTCACCGTTGGACTGTGGAGGCTCAGCAAGCTGCCAGAACACAGAAGGGGACTACTATTGCACGTGCAGCCCAGGCTATGAGCCTGTTTCTGGGCCAGCGGTCTTCCGGAATGAGAGTGAGAACACATGTCGAG ATAAGGACGAGTGCAGCTCCGGGCAGCATCGGTGTCACAACTCCACCGTCTGCGTTAACACTGTGGGTTCATACACATGCCACTGCCGCCAAGCCTGGGTGCCTAGACCTGGATTCCAGGATAAGCAAAATATCACCATCTGCGAAG AGATCTCCTTCCCTGCCTGGACGGCTCCCCCTGGAATCAAGAGCCAG AGACTCTCTGCCTTCTTTGAAAGAGTCCAGAAAATGAGCAGAGACTTCAAACCAGCCACGGCCAAGAAATCCATGCAG GACCTCGTCGGGTCAGTGGATGACCTGTTGAAAAACTCAGGAGACCTGGAGTCACTGGGTCAGTCTTCCAAGCACGTCACAGCCACTCACCTGCTCTCAGGCCTCGAAGAGACCCTGAGGACCCTGGCCAGAGCCATACCTAAAGGCTCCTTCACCTACCGTTCGGATGATGGCACAG AgctgtccctggtggtccaggagcaGGGGAAAGGAAACGTCACCGTGGGCCAGAGCCATGCACGGATACTGCTGGACTGGGCTGTGGCAGCTGCAGCCGGGGAGTCAG GCCCCTCCGTGGTGGGCATCCTCTCCAGTCAGAACATGAAAAAATTGCTGGCCAACGCCTCTTTGAAACTGGACTTGGAGAAGCTGAAAGAGACCTACGAGAGTCCTGTCCGAGGTGCCAAGGTCACGCTTCTCTCAGCGGTCAGCTCTGTCTTTCTGAGCAACACCAACACTGAGAAACTCGACTCCAATGTCTCCTTTGCCTTCACCCTCCAT GAACAGCCTGAGCTCAAGCCACGGCAGGAGCTGATCTGTGCCTTCTGGAAGAATGACGGCAACGGGAACGGGTCCTGGGCCACCTCGGGCTGCTGGAAGATGGGCAGCGGCAACGGAAgcatcacctgccagtgcagccaCCTAAGCAGCTTTGCCATCCTCATGGCCCACTATGACGTGGAG GACCCGAAGCTGGCCTTGATCACCAAGGTGGGACTGGCGCTGTCGCTGGCCTGCCTGCTGCTGTGCATCCTCACCTTCCTGCTGGTGCGGCCCATCCAGGGCTCGCGCACCACGGTGCACCTGCACCTCTGCATCTGCCTCTTCGTGGGCTCCGCCATCTTCCTGGCGGGCATCGAGAACGAAGGCGGCGAG GTGGGGACGCGCTGCCGCCTGGTGGCCGTGCTGCTGCACTACTGCTTCCTAGCCGCCTTCTGCTGGATGAGCCTCGAGGGCGTGGAGCTCTACTTCCTCGTGGTGCGCGTGTTCCAGGGCCAAGGCCTGAGAAAGCTCTGGCTCTGCCTGATCGGTTACGGCGTGCCCTTGATCATCGTGGGCATCTCGGCAGGCGCCTACAGCAAGGGCTATGGCCGCGAGAAATT CTGCTGGTTGAATTTCGAGGGTGGCTTCCTCTGGAGCTTTGTGGGACCTGTGACCTTCATCGTTTTG GGCAATGCTATCATCTTTGTGATTACTGTCTGGAAACTCACTCAGAAGTTTTCTGAAATCAACCCTGacataaagaaattaaagaaagtcag GGTGCTGACCATCACGGCCATCGCCCAGCTCTTCGTGTTGGGCTGCACCTGGGTGTTCGGCCTGCTCCTCTTCGACCCAGAGAGCTGGGTGCTGTCCTACATCTTCAGCATCCTCAACTGCCTGCAGGGCTTCTTCCTCTTCGTGCTGTACTGCCTCCTTAACAAGAAG GTGAGAGAGGAGTACCGCAAGTGGGCCTGCATGGTTGCTGGGAACAGGTACTCCGAGTTCGCCACAACCACCTCTGCGTCTGGCTCTAGCCACAATCAGACTCAG GCCCTCAGGCCCTCAGAGTCTGGCATGTGA
- the ADGRE5 gene encoding adhesion G protein-coupled receptor E5 isoform X2, whose amino-acid sequence MGGPHGGPFLLFLVLCFLLTLSEVGSQNSKACALWCPPNSSCVNGTACRCAPGFISSSGEIFTDPLESCDDINECGPPSPLDCGGSASCQNTEGDYYCTCSPGYEPVSGPAVFRNESENTCRDVNECTSGKKPCHSSTHCLNSVGSYACRCRPGWKPIAGSPNGPNNTVCEDKDECSSGQHRCHNSTVCVNTVGSYTCHCRQAWVPRPGFQDKQNITICEEISFPAWTAPPGIKSQRLSAFFERVQKMSRDFKPATAKKSMQDLVGSVDDLLKNSGDLESLGQSSKHVTATHLLSGLEETLRTLARAIPKGSFTYRSDDGTELSLVVQEQGKGNVTVGQSHARILLDWAVAAAAGESGPSVVGILSSQNMKKLLANASLKLDLEKLKETYESPVRGAKVTLLSAVSSVFLSNTNTEKLDSNVSFAFTLHEQPELKPRQELICAFWKNDGNGNGSWATSGCWKMGSGNGSITCQCSHLSSFAILMAHYDVEDPKLALITKVGLALSLACLLLCILTFLLVRPIQGSRTTVHLHLCICLFVGSAIFLAGIENEGGEVGTRCRLVAVLLHYCFLAAFCWMSLEGVELYFLVVRVFQGQGLRKLWLCLIGYGVPLIIVGISAGAYSKGYGREKFCWLNFEGGFLWSFVGPVTFIVLGNAIIFVITVWKLTQKFSEINPDIKKLKKVRVLTITAIAQLFVLGCTWVFGLLLFDPESWVLSYIFSILNCLQGFFLFVLYCLLNKKVREEYRKWACMVAGNRYSEFATTTSASGSSHNQTQALRPSESGM is encoded by the exons ATGGGAGGCCCCCACGGTggcccctttcttctctttctcg TGTTGTGCTTCTTGCTGACTCTGTCGGAAGTTGGATCCCAGAACAGCAAGG CCTGCGCTCTGTGGTGCCCTCCAAACTCCTCATGTGTCAATGGCACTGCCTGCCGCTGTGCTCCAGgattcatttcttcttctggggAGATCTTCACCGACCCCTTGGAGAGTTGTGACG ACATCAACGAGTGTGGCCCGCCCTCACCGTTGGACTGTGGAGGCTCAGCAAGCTGCCAGAACACAGAAGGGGACTACTATTGCACGTGCAGCCCAGGCTATGAGCCTGTTTCTGGGCCAGCGGTCTTCCGGAATGAGAGTGAGAACACATGTCGAG ATGTGAATGAATGCACCTCGGGGAAAAAGCCATGCCACAGCTCCACCCACTGCCTCAACTCCGTGGGCAGCTATGCGTGCCGCTGCCGCCCCGGCTGGAAGCCTATTGCTGGATCCCCCAACGGCCCAAACAACACTGTCTGTGAAG ATAAGGACGAGTGCAGCTCCGGGCAGCATCGGTGTCACAACTCCACCGTCTGCGTTAACACTGTGGGTTCATACACATGCCACTGCCGCCAAGCCTGGGTGCCTAGACCTGGATTCCAGGATAAGCAAAATATCACCATCTGCGAAG AGATCTCCTTCCCTGCCTGGACGGCTCCCCCTGGAATCAAGAGCCAG AGACTCTCTGCCTTCTTTGAAAGAGTCCAGAAAATGAGCAGAGACTTCAAACCAGCCACGGCCAAGAAATCCATGCAG GACCTCGTCGGGTCAGTGGATGACCTGTTGAAAAACTCAGGAGACCTGGAGTCACTGGGTCAGTCTTCCAAGCACGTCACAGCCACTCACCTGCTCTCAGGCCTCGAAGAGACCCTGAGGACCCTGGCCAGAGCCATACCTAAAGGCTCCTTCACCTACCGTTCGGATGATGGCACAG AgctgtccctggtggtccaggagcaGGGGAAAGGAAACGTCACCGTGGGCCAGAGCCATGCACGGATACTGCTGGACTGGGCTGTGGCAGCTGCAGCCGGGGAGTCAG GCCCCTCCGTGGTGGGCATCCTCTCCAGTCAGAACATGAAAAAATTGCTGGCCAACGCCTCTTTGAAACTGGACTTGGAGAAGCTGAAAGAGACCTACGAGAGTCCTGTCCGAGGTGCCAAGGTCACGCTTCTCTCAGCGGTCAGCTCTGTCTTTCTGAGCAACACCAACACTGAGAAACTCGACTCCAATGTCTCCTTTGCCTTCACCCTCCAT GAACAGCCTGAGCTCAAGCCACGGCAGGAGCTGATCTGTGCCTTCTGGAAGAATGACGGCAACGGGAACGGGTCCTGGGCCACCTCGGGCTGCTGGAAGATGGGCAGCGGCAACGGAAgcatcacctgccagtgcagccaCCTAAGCAGCTTTGCCATCCTCATGGCCCACTATGACGTGGAG GACCCGAAGCTGGCCTTGATCACCAAGGTGGGACTGGCGCTGTCGCTGGCCTGCCTGCTGCTGTGCATCCTCACCTTCCTGCTGGTGCGGCCCATCCAGGGCTCGCGCACCACGGTGCACCTGCACCTCTGCATCTGCCTCTTCGTGGGCTCCGCCATCTTCCTGGCGGGCATCGAGAACGAAGGCGGCGAG GTGGGGACGCGCTGCCGCCTGGTGGCCGTGCTGCTGCACTACTGCTTCCTAGCCGCCTTCTGCTGGATGAGCCTCGAGGGCGTGGAGCTCTACTTCCTCGTGGTGCGCGTGTTCCAGGGCCAAGGCCTGAGAAAGCTCTGGCTCTGCCTGATCGGTTACGGCGTGCCCTTGATCATCGTGGGCATCTCGGCAGGCGCCTACAGCAAGGGCTATGGCCGCGAGAAATT CTGCTGGTTGAATTTCGAGGGTGGCTTCCTCTGGAGCTTTGTGGGACCTGTGACCTTCATCGTTTTG GGCAATGCTATCATCTTTGTGATTACTGTCTGGAAACTCACTCAGAAGTTTTCTGAAATCAACCCTGacataaagaaattaaagaaagtcag GGTGCTGACCATCACGGCCATCGCCCAGCTCTTCGTGTTGGGCTGCACCTGGGTGTTCGGCCTGCTCCTCTTCGACCCAGAGAGCTGGGTGCTGTCCTACATCTTCAGCATCCTCAACTGCCTGCAGGGCTTCTTCCTCTTCGTGCTGTACTGCCTCCTTAACAAGAAG GTGAGAGAGGAGTACCGCAAGTGGGCCTGCATGGTTGCTGGGAACAGGTACTCCGAGTTCGCCACAACCACCTCTGCGTCTGGCTCTAGCCACAATCAGACTCAG GCCCTCAGGCCCTCAGAGTCTGGCATGTGA
- the ADGRE5 gene encoding adhesion G protein-coupled receptor E5 isoform X1, with protein sequence MGGPHGGPFLLFLVLCFLLTLSEVGSQNSKACALWCPPNSSCVNGTACRCAPGFISSSGEIFTDPLESCDDINECGPPSPLDCGGSASCQNTEGDYYCTCSPGYEPVSGPAVFRNESENTCRDVDECQHRPRVCKGRSVCINTEGSYTCQCPPGLEFNPEDPRHCTDVNECTSGKKPCHSSTHCLNSVGSYACRCRPGWKPIAGSPNGPNNTVCEDKDECSSGQHRCHNSTVCVNTVGSYTCHCRQAWVPRPGFQDKQNITICEEISFPAWTAPPGIKSQRLSAFFERVQKMSRDFKPATAKKSMQDLVGSVDDLLKNSGDLESLGQSSKHVTATHLLSGLEETLRTLARAIPKGSFTYRSDDGTELSLVVQEQGKGNVTVGQSHARILLDWAVAAAAGESGPSVVGILSSQNMKKLLANASLKLDLEKLKETYESPVRGAKVTLLSAVSSVFLSNTNTEKLDSNVSFAFTLHEQPELKPRQELICAFWKNDGNGNGSWATSGCWKMGSGNGSITCQCSHLSSFAILMAHYDVEDPKLALITKVGLALSLACLLLCILTFLLVRPIQGSRTTVHLHLCICLFVGSAIFLAGIENEGGEVGTRCRLVAVLLHYCFLAAFCWMSLEGVELYFLVVRVFQGQGLRKLWLCLIGYGVPLIIVGISAGAYSKGYGREKFCWLNFEGGFLWSFVGPVTFIVLGNAIIFVITVWKLTQKFSEINPDIKKLKKVRVLTITAIAQLFVLGCTWVFGLLLFDPESWVLSYIFSILNCLQGFFLFVLYCLLNKKVREEYRKWACMVAGNRYSEFATTTSASGSSHNQTQALRPSESGM encoded by the exons ATGGGAGGCCCCCACGGTggcccctttcttctctttctcg TGTTGTGCTTCTTGCTGACTCTGTCGGAAGTTGGATCCCAGAACAGCAAGG CCTGCGCTCTGTGGTGCCCTCCAAACTCCTCATGTGTCAATGGCACTGCCTGCCGCTGTGCTCCAGgattcatttcttcttctggggAGATCTTCACCGACCCCTTGGAGAGTTGTGACG ACATCAACGAGTGTGGCCCGCCCTCACCGTTGGACTGTGGAGGCTCAGCAAGCTGCCAGAACACAGAAGGGGACTACTATTGCACGTGCAGCCCAGGCTATGAGCCTGTTTCTGGGCCAGCGGTCTTCCGGAATGAGAGTGAGAACACATGTCGAG ACGTGGACGAATGTCAGCACAGACCCCGAGTCTGTAAAGGCCGCAGCGTCTGCATCAATACCGAGGGCAGCTACACCTGCCAGTGCCCACCCGGCTTGGAGTTCAACCCAGAGGACCCGAGGCATTGCACAG ATGTGAATGAATGCACCTCGGGGAAAAAGCCATGCCACAGCTCCACCCACTGCCTCAACTCCGTGGGCAGCTATGCGTGCCGCTGCCGCCCCGGCTGGAAGCCTATTGCTGGATCCCCCAACGGCCCAAACAACACTGTCTGTGAAG ATAAGGACGAGTGCAGCTCCGGGCAGCATCGGTGTCACAACTCCACCGTCTGCGTTAACACTGTGGGTTCATACACATGCCACTGCCGCCAAGCCTGGGTGCCTAGACCTGGATTCCAGGATAAGCAAAATATCACCATCTGCGAAG AGATCTCCTTCCCTGCCTGGACGGCTCCCCCTGGAATCAAGAGCCAG AGACTCTCTGCCTTCTTTGAAAGAGTCCAGAAAATGAGCAGAGACTTCAAACCAGCCACGGCCAAGAAATCCATGCAG GACCTCGTCGGGTCAGTGGATGACCTGTTGAAAAACTCAGGAGACCTGGAGTCACTGGGTCAGTCTTCCAAGCACGTCACAGCCACTCACCTGCTCTCAGGCCTCGAAGAGACCCTGAGGACCCTGGCCAGAGCCATACCTAAAGGCTCCTTCACCTACCGTTCGGATGATGGCACAG AgctgtccctggtggtccaggagcaGGGGAAAGGAAACGTCACCGTGGGCCAGAGCCATGCACGGATACTGCTGGACTGGGCTGTGGCAGCTGCAGCCGGGGAGTCAG GCCCCTCCGTGGTGGGCATCCTCTCCAGTCAGAACATGAAAAAATTGCTGGCCAACGCCTCTTTGAAACTGGACTTGGAGAAGCTGAAAGAGACCTACGAGAGTCCTGTCCGAGGTGCCAAGGTCACGCTTCTCTCAGCGGTCAGCTCTGTCTTTCTGAGCAACACCAACACTGAGAAACTCGACTCCAATGTCTCCTTTGCCTTCACCCTCCAT GAACAGCCTGAGCTCAAGCCACGGCAGGAGCTGATCTGTGCCTTCTGGAAGAATGACGGCAACGGGAACGGGTCCTGGGCCACCTCGGGCTGCTGGAAGATGGGCAGCGGCAACGGAAgcatcacctgccagtgcagccaCCTAAGCAGCTTTGCCATCCTCATGGCCCACTATGACGTGGAG GACCCGAAGCTGGCCTTGATCACCAAGGTGGGACTGGCGCTGTCGCTGGCCTGCCTGCTGCTGTGCATCCTCACCTTCCTGCTGGTGCGGCCCATCCAGGGCTCGCGCACCACGGTGCACCTGCACCTCTGCATCTGCCTCTTCGTGGGCTCCGCCATCTTCCTGGCGGGCATCGAGAACGAAGGCGGCGAG GTGGGGACGCGCTGCCGCCTGGTGGCCGTGCTGCTGCACTACTGCTTCCTAGCCGCCTTCTGCTGGATGAGCCTCGAGGGCGTGGAGCTCTACTTCCTCGTGGTGCGCGTGTTCCAGGGCCAAGGCCTGAGAAAGCTCTGGCTCTGCCTGATCGGTTACGGCGTGCCCTTGATCATCGTGGGCATCTCGGCAGGCGCCTACAGCAAGGGCTATGGCCGCGAGAAATT CTGCTGGTTGAATTTCGAGGGTGGCTTCCTCTGGAGCTTTGTGGGACCTGTGACCTTCATCGTTTTG GGCAATGCTATCATCTTTGTGATTACTGTCTGGAAACTCACTCAGAAGTTTTCTGAAATCAACCCTGacataaagaaattaaagaaagtcag GGTGCTGACCATCACGGCCATCGCCCAGCTCTTCGTGTTGGGCTGCACCTGGGTGTTCGGCCTGCTCCTCTTCGACCCAGAGAGCTGGGTGCTGTCCTACATCTTCAGCATCCTCAACTGCCTGCAGGGCTTCTTCCTCTTCGTGCTGTACTGCCTCCTTAACAAGAAG GTGAGAGAGGAGTACCGCAAGTGGGCCTGCATGGTTGCTGGGAACAGGTACTCCGAGTTCGCCACAACCACCTCTGCGTCTGGCTCTAGCCACAATCAGACTCAG GCCCTCAGGCCCTCAGAGTCTGGCATGTGA